The following are encoded in a window of Pecten maximus chromosome 17, xPecMax1.1, whole genome shotgun sequence genomic DNA:
- the LOC117315516 gene encoding uncharacterized protein LOC117315516 isoform X2, with translation MPEGDCVLLDDDKRSKSFRCPSNHALVGRENQRPVCCKLKGVWMIDCFIPKILYSFKIGFEFEIKEGYALVGKYSYGSCRADPTVFQIEICKLTQRMTYNSYHLI, from the exons ATGCCAGAGGGAGATTGTGTACTGTTGG ATGATGATAAAAGATCAAAATCATTCAGATGCCCTTCCAACCATGCTCTAGTGGGCAGAGAGAATCAACGACCAGTATGTTGTAAACTAAAAG GCGTTTGGATGATAGATTGCTTCATACCGAAGATTTTGTATTCGTTCAAAATTGGGTTCGAATTTGAAATCAAAGAAGGCTACGCATTGGTTGGCAAATACAGTTACGG ATCGTGCAGAGCAGATCCAACCGTGTTCCAGATCGAGATTTGCAAATTAACACAAAGAATGACCTATAACTCTTACCATCTAATTTAG